One Deefgea tanakiae genomic region harbors:
- the ppc gene encoding phosphoenolpyruvate carboxylase has translation MPVNLPIAEKDQPLKRDLDLLAALLSDTIREQAGAATAEQIEAIRQLAFRYVQGHEPEAGKALARSLAILDMPTTMALVRAFSYFSHLSNIAEDLHHNRRRRAHKISGSKAQRGSISAVIDDLIARDVKPSEMLALLGDTLIAPVMTAHPTEVKRKTILNCHNALAELLTERDRSQMTPEETRANQEAMERVMLTLWQTREVRTVKLTVQDEIENGSTFFRNTFLHEIPRLYQDLEDKFSEMNGEAIQLPNFIQVGSWIGGDRDGNPNVTADVMRYAVSRQAGVALDHYYQQCLKLEGELSMSTRLVAVDQALSELAATAVEDQTRKDGEPYRLAVSAIASRIFATALEIGTFHHELHDVAHAAAYKNVEELSADLAVIANSLKAHGAAKLANGRLRRLQRAVSVFGFFLAPVDMRQNSAIHEKMINELFQQAGLEEYSKLDEQSRRTVLLRELASPRPLICPYDVAYSPEVQQELDILHAAAELQARYGEAVLPNYIISNCESVSDMLEVAVLLNDVGLVSLAPQVRSKVNIIPLFETTPDLRNSGKIMGEMFALTQWCQLLNCRNHVQEVMLGYSDSNKEGGYLTSNWELYKAELTLVDVFTAAGIKLRLFHGRGGTVGRGGGPAYDAILAQPAGSVNGQIRITEQGEVITAKYADREVGRRNLEILVAATLDASFQPAIVETDEVLARRALMERLSTRAYQFYRDLVYATPDFITYFLEATPIKEIPNLNIGSRPAARKNTTSIGDLRAIPWVFSWSQCRLMLPGWYGFGTAIAEYLAETGDDGLALLRDLYADWSFLQVTISNMEMVLAKSDIAIAERYSELVQDQAVAARIFGRIKAEWQRSVDAVLAITGHEQLLGDNPTLARSLDNRLPYLDPLNHLQVELLKRIRGGDDSEELRHAVHLTINGVSAGLRNSG, from the coding sequence ATGCCTGTGAACTTACCTATTGCTGAGAAAGACCAGCCCCTAAAGCGGGATCTTGATCTCCTTGCTGCCTTGTTGTCTGACACGATTCGTGAACAGGCAGGTGCTGCGACTGCTGAACAAATTGAAGCGATTCGCCAATTGGCTTTTCGTTATGTACAAGGCCATGAGCCGGAAGCGGGTAAAGCGTTGGCACGCTCTTTGGCTATTTTGGATATGCCAACGACGATGGCATTGGTTCGTGCATTTAGCTACTTCTCGCATTTATCCAATATAGCAGAGGATTTGCATCACAATCGTCGCCGTCGTGCGCACAAGATTTCCGGATCGAAAGCGCAGCGTGGCAGTATCTCGGCGGTGATTGATGATTTGATTGCACGCGATGTTAAACCATCTGAAATGTTGGCATTATTGGGTGATACGCTTATCGCGCCAGTGATGACTGCGCATCCAACTGAAGTAAAACGCAAGACCATTTTGAATTGCCACAATGCTTTGGCTGAATTGCTCACTGAGCGCGACCGTAGCCAAATGACACCAGAAGAAACTCGGGCGAATCAAGAAGCCATGGAACGTGTGATGCTCACACTATGGCAAACGCGTGAAGTGCGTACCGTTAAATTGACAGTACAAGATGAAATCGAAAACGGATCAACCTTTTTCCGCAATACCTTCTTGCATGAAATTCCGCGTCTGTACCAAGATTTGGAAGACAAATTTTCTGAGATGAATGGCGAAGCTATTCAATTGCCTAACTTTATTCAGGTGGGTAGCTGGATTGGTGGTGATCGCGACGGTAACCCGAATGTGACTGCAGATGTGATGCGCTACGCGGTTTCACGTCAAGCTGGCGTTGCACTTGATCATTACTATCAGCAGTGCTTAAAGCTCGAAGGCGAATTATCAATGTCGACTCGCTTGGTCGCTGTTGACCAAGCCTTGTCAGAGCTCGCGGCGACGGCAGTTGAAGATCAAACGCGTAAAGATGGCGAGCCGTATCGACTTGCGGTTTCTGCGATTGCATCACGTATTTTTGCAACGGCTTTAGAAATCGGCACCTTCCATCATGAATTGCACGATGTGGCCCATGCTGCAGCATATAAGAATGTAGAAGAGCTTTCTGCTGATTTAGCCGTTATTGCGAATTCATTGAAGGCGCATGGTGCAGCAAAATTGGCTAATGGCCGTTTACGCCGTTTGCAACGCGCAGTGTCGGTGTTTGGCTTCTTCTTGGCGCCAGTTGATATGCGCCAAAACTCAGCGATTCATGAAAAAATGATCAATGAGTTATTCCAGCAAGCAGGTCTTGAGGAGTACAGTAAGCTCGATGAGCAGTCACGTCGTACTGTGCTACTGCGCGAGTTGGCTAGTCCGCGGCCATTGATTTGTCCATACGATGTTGCGTATAGCCCAGAAGTGCAGCAAGAATTAGACATCCTTCATGCGGCTGCCGAGTTGCAAGCTCGTTACGGTGAAGCAGTGCTGCCAAACTATATTATTTCTAACTGTGAGTCCGTTTCGGATATGTTGGAAGTGGCTGTCTTGCTTAATGATGTTGGCCTTGTGTCTTTAGCGCCGCAAGTACGCAGCAAAGTTAATATCATCCCATTGTTTGAAACCACACCTGATTTGCGTAATAGCGGCAAGATCATGGGTGAAATGTTCGCACTGACTCAATGGTGTCAGCTTTTGAATTGTCGTAACCATGTGCAAGAAGTGATGTTGGGCTATTCGGATTCGAATAAAGAGGGCGGTTACCTCACTTCGAACTGGGAGCTTTATAAGGCCGAGTTGACTTTGGTCGATGTCTTTACGGCTGCGGGCATTAAATTACGCTTATTCCATGGTCGTGGTGGTACGGTTGGTCGTGGTGGTGGCCCAGCTTATGATGCTATCTTGGCGCAACCTGCAGGCTCAGTGAATGGTCAAATTCGCATTACCGAACAAGGTGAAGTGATCACTGCAAAGTATGCTGATCGCGAAGTGGGTCGTCGTAATTTGGAAATTTTGGTCGCAGCAACTTTAGATGCTAGCTTCCAACCTGCGATTGTTGAGACCGATGAAGTCTTGGCGCGCCGTGCTTTAATGGAGCGTTTGTCGACGCGTGCTTATCAGTTCTATCGTGATTTGGTATACGCAACGCCTGATTTCATTACCTATTTCCTTGAGGCAACGCCAATTAAGGAAATTCCAAATCTAAATATCGGTTCTCGTCCAGCTGCTCGTAAAAACACAACTAGTATTGGTGATTTGCGTGCGATTCCTTGGGTGTTCTCTTGGTCGCAATGTCGTTTGATGTTGCCGGGCTGGTATGGTTTTGGCACTGCGATTGCTGAGTATTTGGCAGAAACCGGCGATGACGGTTTAGCCTTGTTGCGTGATTTGTATGCAGATTGGTCATTCTTGCAAGTGACGATTTCGAATATGGAAATGGTCTTGGCCAAATCGGATATTGCGATTGCCGAACGTTATTCGGAATTGGTGCAAGATCAAGCCGTTGCTGCACGTATTTTCGGTCGCATTAAAGCGGAATGGCAACGTTCAGTTGATGCAGTGTTGGCAATTACTGGCCATGAGCAATTATTGGGTGATAATCCAACCTTGGCACGCAGCCTAGATAATCGTTTACCTTATCTTGACCCACTGAATCATTTGCAAGTTGAGTTGCTCAAGCGCATTCGCGGTGGTGATGATTCGGAAGAACTTCGTCACGCAGTGCATTTGACGATTAACGGCGTTTCAGCAGGTTTACGCAACAGCGGCTAA
- a CDS encoding GGDEF domain-containing protein — translation MTMSTPVNPVEIARIALKRLTERGLPPTPDNYSQFYNAILTIKAPETKTATEMQLAWQVLYKLDDAVADTSELTSSLLDNLAGSTAVFEQKLGDLKQVRQAHAEKSVSAEETHASLEDMLNVVISTTHNVHSTVTTSHSDLQTIRDSIRHIEEDLAFNRKVLEQDALTGALNRQGLDHLLLREVKRAQRIDGRLTAAIIDLDDFKQINDKFTHLVGDQVLIHVTNLTKAVLRESDILVRYGGEEFLLLLVDTDIRGASYVIDRLKLVAGRTPFIHHNQRIEVRFSAGIAQLKDDENGRALLLRADEALYRAKQGGRGKTEIAE, via the coding sequence ATGACTATGTCCACCCCTGTGAATCCGGTGGAAATTGCCCGTATTGCTTTGAAGCGGCTCACTGAGCGCGGTTTACCACCGACACCAGACAATTACTCCCAATTTTATAATGCAATTCTAACGATCAAAGCGCCAGAAACCAAAACGGCGACCGAGATGCAGTTGGCGTGGCAGGTTTTATATAAACTCGACGATGCTGTGGCCGATACGTCGGAACTGACTTCAAGTTTATTGGATAATTTGGCGGGCTCAACAGCTGTGTTTGAGCAAAAACTCGGTGATTTAAAACAAGTTCGTCAAGCCCATGCAGAAAAGAGCGTGAGCGCAGAAGAGACGCATGCCTCGCTCGAAGACATGCTCAATGTGGTAATAAGCACGACGCATAATGTGCACTCGACGGTGACGACGTCACACAGCGATTTGCAGACGATTCGTGATTCAATTCGCCATATCGAAGAAGACCTCGCGTTTAATCGTAAAGTGCTTGAGCAAGACGCGCTGACTGGTGCATTGAATCGCCAAGGTTTGGATCATTTGCTATTGCGTGAAGTGAAGCGCGCGCAGCGGATTGATGGTCGTTTAACGGCTGCGATTATTGATTTGGATGACTTCAAACAGATCAACGATAAATTTACTCATTTGGTCGGCGATCAAGTTCTAATTCATGTGACGAATTTAACCAAAGCCGTTTTACGCGAGTCTGATATTCTGGTTCGCTACGGTGGTGAAGAGTTTTTGTTGCTGCTGGTTGATACCGATATTCGTGGCGCGAGTTACGTGATTGATCGATTGAAACTCGTTGCTGGTCGTACGCCATTTATTCATCACAATCAACGAATTGAAGTGCGTTTTTCAGCGGGGATTGCACAGCTTAAAGATGATGAAAATGGCCGCGCATTACTACTGCGTGCCGATGAAGCTTTGTACCGTGCGAAGCAGGGCGGGCGCGGTAAAACTGAAATCGCAGAATAA
- the trkA gene encoding Trk system potassium transporter TrkA — translation MPNILILGAGRVGSSVAEQLVHERYNVTIVDNDASLLKPLADRLDLRTLVGLANNPKTLIAAGIQDADLLLAVTPYDEVNIVACKIAHDLFNVPTRLARIRDQDILEYPSLFTEGGFAINHVITPAQIVTDYLVSLLEIPEALQVLEFAAGKAKMIAVRVEAGAHMDGKDLATLALYLEKIECRVVSIYRKNKRIRPDGIVDLQVGDEVFFLAATEHVQRVVSEFCSNQKQVKRITICGGGNVGYRLARQIEKRYQVKLVEHNKERANWLAEHLPNTLVLHGEATDEDLLENEQIDRCDLLLALTSDDEDNIMSSLLAKQMGARRVVSIINRSRYVDLLQGGKIDVALSPAQVTIGALLAHVRQGDIAAVHSLRRGEAEAIELIAHGTRDTSKVVGRQLDEIKLPQGADLAAVVRGNKVMIAHHDTVIQSDDHVILFIDNKRHIRDVEKLFAVSVGFF, via the coding sequence TTGCCCAATATTTTAATTTTAGGTGCGGGTCGGGTTGGCTCATCAGTCGCCGAACAACTAGTGCATGAACGCTATAACGTCACCATCGTTGATAACGATGCTAGTTTACTAAAACCATTGGCTGATCGGCTTGATTTGCGCACGCTGGTTGGCTTAGCTAACAATCCAAAAACCCTGATTGCTGCTGGCATTCAAGATGCAGATCTACTCCTCGCAGTGACGCCCTACGACGAAGTGAATATCGTTGCCTGCAAGATAGCGCATGATTTATTCAATGTACCAACTCGCCTTGCCCGTATCCGCGATCAAGATATTTTGGAATACCCTAGCCTATTTACTGAAGGCGGGTTCGCGATTAATCACGTCATTACGCCCGCGCAGATTGTCACTGATTATTTAGTTAGCCTGCTTGAAATTCCTGAAGCATTGCAAGTATTAGAGTTTGCGGCTGGCAAGGCCAAAATGATTGCCGTTCGCGTTGAAGCTGGCGCACATATGGACGGGAAAGATCTTGCAACTCTGGCATTGTATCTGGAAAAAATTGAATGCCGCGTCGTTTCAATTTACCGGAAAAATAAACGCATCCGCCCTGATGGCATCGTGGATTTACAAGTCGGCGATGAAGTGTTTTTCCTCGCCGCAACCGAACATGTACAGCGTGTGGTAAGCGAATTCTGTAGCAATCAAAAACAGGTCAAACGAATTACGATCTGCGGCGGCGGCAATGTTGGCTACCGACTTGCTCGACAAATTGAAAAACGCTATCAAGTAAAGCTGGTTGAACACAATAAAGAGCGGGCCAATTGGTTGGCCGAGCATTTGCCCAACACACTGGTCTTACACGGCGAAGCCACCGATGAAGACCTACTCGAAAACGAGCAAATCGACCGCTGTGATTTACTACTTGCACTGACTTCGGATGACGAAGACAACATTATGTCTTCACTATTAGCGAAACAAATGGGTGCCCGTCGTGTTGTTTCGATCATTAATCGTTCACGCTACGTTGATTTGTTGCAAGGTGGCAAAATTGATGTGGCTTTATCACCGGCACAAGTGACGATTGGCGCCTTGCTGGCTCACGTTCGCCAAGGTGATATCGCCGCAGTGCATAGCCTAAGGCGTGGAGAGGCCGAAGCAATCGAATTGATCGCCCATGGTACGCGTGATACGTCGAAAGTGGTTGGACGTCAACTTGATGAAATTAAACTTCCGCAAGGCGCCGATTTAGCTGCTGTCGTTCGAGGCAATAAAGTGATGATCGCCCATCATGATACGGTGATTCAAAGTGATGATCACGTCATTCTGTTTATCGACAATAAACGCCACATTCGTGATGTCGAAAAATTATTCGCCGTTTCAGTAGGTTTTTTCTAA
- the mpl gene encoding UDP-N-acetylmuramate:L-alanyl-gamma-D-glutamyl-meso-diaminopimelate ligase codes for MHIHILGICGTFMGGIAALARAAGHTVTGCDANVYPPMSTQLEALGIELIEGFGEEQLSLKPDLFVIGNVVKRGMPLMEAILNAGLPYTSGPQWLGEQILHDKWVLAIAGTHGKTTTTGMLAWILEYAGLAPGFLVGGIPENFGVSARLPQTPRQDANSTSPFFVIEADEYDTAFFDKRSKFVHYRPRTAVLNNLEFDHADIFADLLAIETQFHHLVRTVPSQGRIIANGRETSLQRVLAKGCWSEVENFAGDLGTGWQTGTIYADGFEVLLDGQAQGRLVWSLMGEHNAHNALAAIAAARHVGVTPAVAIEALGQFANVKRRMEVKGCVNDITVYDDFAHHPTAIATTVAGLRAKVGKARILAVLEPRSNTMKLGTMKAALAGSLLEADLVFCYGANLGWDPAEALAELGDKAQSFTQLDDLINQICATAQSGDQILIMSNGGFGGIHDKLLSALA; via the coding sequence ATGCACATTCATATTCTTGGTATCTGCGGCACATTTATGGGTGGCATTGCCGCGCTGGCACGGGCGGCAGGCCATACGGTCACTGGCTGCGATGCCAATGTTTACCCGCCGATGTCAACTCAACTTGAAGCACTCGGTATCGAATTGATCGAAGGCTTTGGCGAAGAACAACTCAGCCTCAAACCCGATTTGTTCGTCATTGGTAATGTCGTCAAGCGGGGTATGCCGCTGATGGAAGCGATTTTGAATGCAGGGCTGCCTTATACATCTGGCCCGCAATGGCTAGGTGAGCAGATTCTCCATGATAAATGGGTGCTCGCCATTGCGGGTACGCATGGCAAGACAACCACGACGGGCATGTTGGCGTGGATTTTAGAATACGCTGGACTCGCACCTGGCTTCTTAGTGGGCGGCATTCCGGAAAACTTTGGGGTTTCAGCACGCCTACCGCAAACGCCGCGCCAAGACGCAAACAGCACTTCGCCATTTTTTGTCATTGAAGCCGATGAATACGACACGGCATTTTTTGATAAACGCAGTAAATTTGTCCATTACCGCCCGCGCACGGCAGTGCTGAATAATCTTGAATTTGATCACGCCGATATTTTTGCTGATTTGCTAGCGATTGAAACCCAGTTTCATCACCTCGTTCGAACCGTTCCAAGTCAAGGCCGAATAATTGCCAATGGCCGTGAAACTAGTTTACAGCGCGTATTAGCGAAGGGTTGCTGGAGCGAGGTTGAAAACTTTGCGGGCGATCTAGGTACTGGATGGCAAACAGGCACTATTTATGCCGATGGCTTTGAAGTGCTGTTAGATGGTCAAGCACAGGGGCGTTTAGTTTGGTCATTGATGGGGGAACACAACGCACACAATGCACTGGCGGCCATCGCTGCAGCGCGACATGTCGGTGTGACACCCGCAGTCGCCATTGAAGCCTTGGGCCAATTTGCCAATGTTAAACGTCGCATGGAAGTTAAAGGCTGCGTGAACGACATTACCGTGTATGACGACTTTGCTCATCACCCAACCGCTATCGCAACTACAGTGGCAGGATTGCGCGCCAAAGTCGGTAAGGCAAGAATTCTTGCCGTTCTTGAACCGCGTTCAAACACGATGAAACTCGGAACGATGAAAGCGGCGTTGGCAGGTAGTTTGCTTGAAGCAGATTTAGTCTTTTGCTACGGCGCGAATTTAGGCTGGGATCCCGCAGAAGCACTCGCCGAACTGGGCGACAAAGCGCAAAGCTTTACGCAGTTAGATGACTTAATTAATCAAATATGCGCCACAGCCCAAAGTGGAGATCAGATTCTGATCATGAGTAATGGCGGCTTTGGCGGGATTCACGATAAATTGCTCAGCGCACTTGCTTAA
- a CDS encoding TrkH family potassium uptake protein, whose amino-acid sequence MQLTQKLLPTVNVVARVSMLFSLSIIVPIIVAWWNNDAGLWPFIDALIGLQIFSAALWLLTRNYRRELLPRDGFILVVGLWTALPAVAAVPLMLFDRSMSFTNAYFETMSALSTTGATVMTGLDHLPASINLWRHLLNWIGGMGIIVLAVAIFPLLGVGGMQLFKAETPGPIKDSKLTPRIHETARNLWLIYAGLTVICALLLRWVGGMSWLDAVCHAFAAMCLGGFSTHDASVGFFNSPLIEVILMVFMLLAATNFATHYFALSGRKLSVYWHDSEFKAMLLLIFSSIIGLSFFLLWQKTYPDFLTSLRHVSFNLISIATDCGFASVDFGQWPIFAPLVMLLLSCITACAGSTGGGIKMIRTIIQTREVGRQMSLLLHPQGIHPLRVNGQIIPTNILASVMGFIFLYFTSIVVLTFTLLLSGMDFISSFSAIIACINNAGPGLGQVGPASNYGGLTDFQTWVCSFTMLLGRLEIFSVLILFTTAFWRN is encoded by the coding sequence ATGCAGCTCACTCAAAAATTACTTCCTACTGTCAACGTCGTCGCACGCGTTTCAATGCTGTTTTCGCTCAGCATCATTGTGCCGATTATTGTCGCTTGGTGGAATAACGATGCGGGTTTATGGCCATTTATCGACGCCTTGATTGGCCTGCAAATATTTAGTGCCGCGCTTTGGCTACTCACTCGCAATTACCGCCGCGAATTATTGCCACGTGATGGTTTCATTTTGGTGGTTGGCTTGTGGACGGCGCTACCCGCTGTCGCTGCAGTACCACTCATGCTGTTTGATCGCAGCATGTCTTTTACCAATGCTTATTTCGAAACGATGTCTGCCCTTTCGACTACGGGTGCAACGGTGATGACGGGGCTAGACCATCTACCGGCGTCGATTAACTTATGGCGGCATTTACTTAATTGGATAGGGGGTATGGGTATCATCGTATTAGCAGTAGCTATCTTCCCGCTATTAGGTGTAGGGGGTATGCAGTTATTCAAAGCCGAAACGCCTGGACCGATTAAAGACAGCAAACTCACACCCCGCATCCATGAAACCGCGCGAAATCTTTGGCTCATTTATGCTGGTCTCACCGTGATTTGTGCTTTGTTATTGCGCTGGGTGGGCGGTATGTCTTGGCTTGACGCCGTTTGCCACGCCTTTGCCGCGATGTGCTTAGGTGGTTTTTCAACGCACGATGCCAGCGTGGGATTTTTCAATTCGCCACTCATTGAAGTCATTTTGATGGTGTTTATGCTGTTAGCGGCGACCAATTTTGCGACCCATTACTTTGCACTGTCAGGGCGAAAACTCTCGGTTTATTGGCATGATTCTGAATTCAAAGCGATGCTTTTGCTGATTTTCAGTAGCATTATTGGGCTTAGTTTTTTTCTGCTCTGGCAAAAAACCTACCCCGATTTTCTGACTTCATTACGCCACGTTTCGTTCAATCTGATTTCTATCGCCACTGACTGCGGCTTTGCCAGTGTTGATTTTGGGCAATGGCCTATCTTTGCGCCCTTGGTGATGCTGCTGCTCTCCTGCATTACTGCCTGCGCAGGCTCAACTGGGGGTGGGATCAAGATGATTCGCACCATCATTCAAACCCGTGAAGTGGGTCGGCAAATGTCATTGCTCTTGCACCCGCAAGGCATCCACCCTTTACGCGTTAACGGTCAGATTATTCCTACCAATATTTTGGCCTCGGTGATGGGATTTATCTTTTTGTATTTCACCAGCATCGTAGTGCTTACCTTTACGCTTTTACTGTCTGGCATGGATTTCATTTCCAGTTTTAGCGCGATTATTGCCTGTATCAATAATGCTGGCCCTGGCTTAGGACAAGTAGGTCCTGCCAGCAATTACGGTGGCTTGACCGACTTTCAAACTTGGGTCTGTAGCTTTACGATGCTATTAGGACGACTAGAAATTTTCTCGGTCTTAATTTTGTTCACGACCGCATTTTGGCGAAACTAA
- the murB gene encoding UDP-N-acetylmuramate dehydrogenase: MPVSTSSSSSLTALNTLGLKAVARHILYLTEPTQIKQWRADPLYSQTSWLVLGGGSNLVMSEYIDKTVLQVGLQGKKLLREDGGAWYVAAAGGEAWHPFVQWTLAQGWGGLENLSLIPGTVGAAPVQNIGAYGIEIKDVFEQLTAIHLQTGEQRVFTLADCQFAYRDSVFKQAEAGQWVIVEVVFRLAKNHQTKTQYGDIERELLSLNMGNTPTAVAQAVINVRQRKLPDPAQIGNAGSYFKNPIVSPAIHQAVMVAYPNAVAYALEDGQYKFAAGWLIEQAGWKGKRFGPVGMYEKQALVLVNHGEATAADVLALEKAVQADVHAMFGIILEAEPVKW; encoded by the coding sequence ATGCCTGTTTCTACATCCTCTAGCTCATCTTTAACCGCTTTGAATACCTTGGGATTAAAAGCGGTTGCTCGACACATTTTGTACCTGACTGAGCCAACTCAAATTAAGCAATGGCGCGCTGATCCACTGTATTCGCAGACCTCGTGGCTGGTGCTGGGTGGCGGAAGTAATTTGGTAATGTCCGAATACATTGATAAAACGGTGCTGCAAGTCGGTTTGCAAGGAAAAAAATTGCTGCGCGAGGATGGTGGGGCTTGGTACGTCGCCGCGGCAGGTGGTGAAGCGTGGCATCCGTTTGTGCAATGGACGTTAGCGCAGGGCTGGGGCGGACTCGAGAATTTGTCGTTGATTCCCGGCACCGTCGGCGCTGCGCCTGTGCAAAATATTGGTGCGTATGGTATTGAGATCAAAGATGTATTTGAACAACTGACGGCGATTCATTTGCAGACGGGTGAACAGCGTGTGTTTACTTTGGCCGATTGCCAATTTGCCTATCGTGATAGCGTCTTTAAGCAGGCTGAGGCAGGGCAATGGGTCATTGTTGAGGTTGTCTTTCGCTTAGCAAAAAATCACCAAACTAAGACCCAATATGGCGATATTGAGCGTGAATTACTGAGTCTAAATATGGGCAATACGCCCACTGCAGTCGCACAGGCGGTCATCAACGTAAGGCAACGAAAATTGCCCGATCCAGCGCAGATTGGTAATGCTGGTAGTTATTTCAAAAATCCGATTGTGAGTCCAGCAATCCACCAAGCCGTGATGGTTGCCTATCCGAATGCAGTCGCTTACGCACTGGAGGATGGGCAATACAAATTTGCTGCGGGTTGGTTGATTGAGCAAGCGGGATGGAAAGGAAAACGCTTTGGGCCCGTTGGCATGTATGAAAAACAGGCTTTAGTTTTGGTTAACCATGGTGAGGCAACTGCGGCAGATGTTTTGGCCTTGGAAAAAGCAGTTCAAGCGGATGTTCATGCGATGTTCGGAATTATACTAGAAGCCGAGCCCGTGAAGTGGTAG
- a CDS encoding LysE family translocator, producing METFITGFLLSISLCLDIGMVNVAMIDLTMKHGRRAGFLLGFGSCFGDLIYAVLALLGMRYLLQFPSVQWITWLGGGTLLVWLAWKMAREALQDAQRAETSHPPLPAKHHLFGRGLVLAMASPTSILWFAAVGGSLIAQATDGSLLSTSEFLIGFFMGGIAWTLGIVCASHQGGKTMGNRFKQGCHVISALLYLYFAGLVLSNGYQALWLNAAP from the coding sequence ATGGAAACATTCATCACTGGTTTTTTACTCTCTATCTCCCTCTGTCTTGATATTGGCATGGTCAATGTAGCCATGATCGACTTGACCATGAAACATGGCCGTCGTGCCGGATTTCTGTTGGGATTTGGCTCTTGTTTTGGCGATTTAATCTACGCAGTTTTGGCCTTGCTCGGAATGCGCTATCTGCTGCAGTTTCCTAGCGTGCAATGGATCACCTGGCTAGGTGGCGGCACGCTATTGGTTTGGCTGGCGTGGAAAATGGCGCGTGAAGCTTTGCAAGACGCGCAGCGTGCAGAAACCAGCCATCCGCCACTTCCCGCCAAGCATCATTTATTTGGCCGTGGCCTTGTTTTAGCTATGGCCTCGCCCACGTCTATTTTATGGTTTGCCGCGGTTGGTGGCTCGCTCATAGCGCAAGCCACAGACGGATCGTTGCTCAGTACCAGTGAGTTTTTAATCGGCTTTTTTATGGGTGGGATTGCTTGGACGCTAGGTATTGTTTGTGCCAGTCATCAAGGAGGCAAAACGATGGGGAATCGTTTTAAACAGGGCTGCCATGTAATATCAGCACTGCTTTACCTCTACTTTGCCGGTTTAGTGCTGAGCAATGGCTATCAAGCACTTTGGCTAAACGCTGCGCCGTAA